In Arthrobacter citreus, a genomic segment contains:
- a CDS encoding SDR family oxidoreductase, which yields MQENSVSARRLEGKTAIVTGASRGIGLAVARRMAAEGARVCITARKPGPLEEAAASFPEGTVLAVAGKSDDAGHRAEVLDTVAGVFGRLDILVNNAGINPVYGPLMDLDAEAARKIIEVNLYGTLGWVQDAYHHEKLDFAGRGGSVINLSSVSAQTPSPGISFYGVSKAAIEQLTRSLAVELGPAIRVNALAPAVVKTQFARALYEGREEQVAAAYPLGRLGTPEDVAAAAAFLASDDAAWITGQILNLDGGLLAAGGNA from the coding sequence GTGCAGGAAAACAGCGTCAGTGCCCGCCGGCTGGAGGGCAAGACCGCCATAGTCACCGGGGCCAGCCGCGGCATCGGTCTTGCCGTGGCCCGTCGGATGGCGGCGGAGGGCGCCCGGGTCTGCATCACCGCGCGGAAGCCCGGCCCCTTGGAGGAGGCAGCGGCGTCGTTCCCCGAGGGCACGGTCCTGGCCGTTGCCGGAAAATCCGACGACGCCGGGCACCGGGCCGAAGTGCTCGACACCGTTGCGGGCGTCTTTGGCCGGTTGGACATCCTGGTCAACAACGCCGGCATCAACCCGGTGTACGGTCCGCTGATGGATCTGGATGCCGAAGCCGCCCGGAAGATCATCGAGGTGAATCTTTACGGCACGCTCGGCTGGGTGCAGGACGCCTATCATCACGAAAAGCTCGATTTTGCCGGCCGCGGCGGGTCCGTCATTAACTTGTCTTCGGTCAGCGCACAGACGCCATCCCCCGGAATAAGCTTTTACGGTGTCAGCAAGGCCGCCATCGAGCAGCTCACCCGTTCCCTGGCGGTTGAACTGGGCCCGGCCATCCGGGTCAATGCCCTCGCTCCCGCCGTCGTCAAGACGCAGTTTGCCCGCGCCCTGTATGAAGGCCGGGAAGAGCAGGTGGCCGCCGCCTACCCCCTCGGCCGGCTTGGCACGCCCGAAGATGTGGCTGCCGCCGCGGCCTTCCTGGCGTCCGACGACGCGGCCTGGATTACCGGCCAAATCCTCAACCTCGACGGCGGCCTGCTGGCTGCCGGCGGCAACGCCTGA